In a genomic window of Candidatus Leptovillus gracilis:
- a CDS encoding methyltransferase domain-containing protein translates to MTHSFAQEIFWAVHRDLPREAPGSDEATRQALAMLPDLPPAPRILDVGCGPGAQTVVLARASGGMITAVDNHQPFLDDLTRRAARAGLSERIRPLNASMFDLDFAEPFDLIWSEGAIYIIGFERGLREWRRLLKPGGFVAVTDLTWLKPNPPAEAAAFWRMEYPEMATIEENLARLTAAGYRALGHFVLPESAWWDNYYHPIAARITALREQYGDNTEAQRVLDAEQAEIELYRHYSAWYGYVFYLVTPIVPGHSPRATLLPLNTTK, encoded by the coding sequence ATGACCCATTCATTCGCGCAAGAGATTTTCTGGGCCGTTCACCGCGATTTACCCCGCGAAGCGCCCGGCAGCGATGAAGCGACGCGGCAAGCCCTGGCTATGCTGCCCGACCTGCCCCCCGCCCCCCGAATTCTGGATGTTGGCTGCGGCCCTGGGGCGCAGACGGTGGTGTTGGCGCGGGCGAGTGGGGGGATGATAACGGCCGTTGATAACCACCAGCCCTTCTTAGACGACCTGACCCGCCGGGCAGCGCGGGCCGGCTTGTCCGAGCGCATCCGACCGCTGAACGCCTCCATGTTCGACCTCGATTTCGCCGAGCCGTTCGACCTGATCTGGTCGGAGGGGGCGATCTACATCATCGGCTTTGAGCGAGGGCTGCGCGAGTGGCGCAGATTGCTGAAGCCAGGCGGCTTTGTCGCCGTGACCGATCTCACCTGGCTGAAACCGAACCCGCCCGCCGAGGCCGCCGCTTTTTGGCGAATGGAGTACCCGGAAATGGCTACCATCGAGGAGAATCTGGCCCGCCTGACGGCCGCAGGCTATCGCGCCCTGGGCCATTTTGTGCTGCCGGAGAGCGCCTGGTGGGACAATTACTATCATCCCATAGCCGCACGCATCACCGCGCTGCGCGAGCAGTACGGGGACAATACCGAGGCGCAGCGCGTTCTGGATGCGGAACAGGCGGAGATTGAGCTGTACCGCCACTACTCAGCCTGGTATGGGTATGTTTTTTACCTTGTCACGCCGATTGTGCCTGGGCACAGCCCCAGGGCTACGCTGCTTCCTCTTAACACCACCAAATGA
- a CDS encoding response regulator transcription factor — MIRVLIVDDHLVVREGLQLILSLEGDIAVVGEAADGATAVRLAGELQPDVVLMDLRMPGMDGLEAIGHIRAQWPEIAIIILTTYNEDDLLRQGLQAGARSFLLKDTGRETLFRTIRAAAQGETLLQPEILQRALQPQPVEQGTTAVADETLTERELMVLTAVARGDRNKEIAQQLGVAERTVKAHLTNIYNKMGVESRAEAIAVAMQRGMLPHSPSSRNDK; from the coding sequence ATGATCCGCGTCTTGATTGTTGATGACCATCTGGTGGTGCGTGAGGGATTGCAGCTGATTCTCAGCCTGGAAGGGGATATTGCGGTGGTGGGCGAGGCGGCGGATGGGGCAACGGCCGTGCGCCTGGCCGGGGAATTACAGCCGGATGTCGTGCTGATGGATTTGCGGATGCCGGGCATGGATGGCCTGGAAGCTATCGGCCACATTCGCGCCCAATGGCCGGAAATCGCCATCATCATCCTGACTACCTACAACGAGGATGATCTGCTGCGCCAGGGGTTGCAGGCGGGGGCGCGCAGCTTTTTGCTGAAGGATACCGGCCGCGAGACGCTGTTTCGCACCATTCGCGCCGCCGCGCAGGGGGAGACGCTGCTGCAACCGGAGATTTTGCAGCGGGCGCTGCAGCCGCAACCGGTCGAACAAGGGACAACGGCCGTTGCCGATGAAACCCTGACGGAGCGGGAGCTGATGGTGTTAACGGCCGTGGCCCGCGGCGACCGCAACAAAGAGATCGCCCAACAGCTGGGCGTGGCCGAGCGCACCGTGAAAGCCCACCTGACCAACATCTACAACAAGATGGGGGTAGAATCGCGGGCGGAGGCGATTGCCGTCGCCATGCAGCGGGGCATGTTGCCCCATTCGCCAAGTAGTCGCAACGACAAATAG
- a CDS encoding sensor histidine kinase: MSRFLPIDPQIREELRTTRPFFIILLAALTFLAIVALYETPSLRQPPQVIFFTLLMGGHALLHLLSPFFVSDGRRLAAYLPLQVALILALVWLSQSAAIAFGLIVALAGETVGMLQDWRRSLAALVGFLVLLLLTLAWVGGEQALTTWLMLATVMLLFVFTYVLLFVQQMNARQEAQRLLGELEAAHRQLAEYAQRVEQLTLQTERQRMARELHDTLAQGVAGLVLQLEALEASLEREQPERAAQIAAQAKSRARATLQDARRAIDDLRAYPASLPETIEREAAQFTQMTGIPCHLVLPETWALDEQGAEQAARFVREGLSNVARHAQATAVWLTIDGDNGRYHLALRDNGRGFDPQQSTPAGHYGLIGLRERARLTGGQFSIESQPGAGTTLRLRVSQSES; this comes from the coding sequence ATGAGCCGTTTTTTGCCGATTGACCCGCAAATCAGAGAGGAACTGCGTACCACACGGCCGTTTTTCATCATCCTGCTGGCCGCGCTGACCTTCCTCGCCATCGTCGCCCTCTACGAGACGCCCAGCCTGCGCCAACCGCCCCAGGTCATCTTCTTCACCCTGCTTATGGGGGGCCACGCCCTGCTGCACCTGCTCAGCCCCTTCTTTGTATCCGACGGCCGTCGCCTGGCCGCCTATCTGCCGCTCCAGGTAGCGCTCATCCTGGCGCTGGTGTGGCTCAGCCAGAGCGCGGCCATCGCCTTTGGCCTGATTGTGGCCTTGGCCGGGGAGACGGTGGGGATGCTGCAAGATTGGCGGCGTTCCCTGGCGGCGTTGGTAGGCTTTCTGGTCTTGCTGCTGCTGACGTTGGCCTGGGTGGGCGGGGAGCAGGCGCTGACCACCTGGCTAATGTTGGCCACGGTCATGCTGCTCTTTGTCTTTACCTATGTGCTGCTTTTTGTGCAGCAGATGAATGCCCGACAGGAAGCGCAAAGGCTGCTGGGCGAATTGGAAGCGGCCCACCGGCAGTTGGCCGAATACGCGCAGCGGGTGGAGCAGTTGACGCTGCAAACCGAGCGACAGCGCATGGCACGGGAGCTGCACGACACCCTGGCGCAAGGGGTAGCCGGGTTGGTATTGCAACTGGAAGCGCTGGAAGCCAGCCTGGAGCGGGAGCAGCCAGAGCGCGCGGCGCAGATTGCCGCGCAGGCCAAGAGCCGCGCCCGCGCCACGCTGCAAGACGCTCGCCGCGCCATTGACGATTTACGCGCTTACCCGGCATCGCTGCCAGAAACGATTGAGCGCGAGGCGGCGCAGTTTACGCAGATGACCGGCATCCCCTGCCATCTGGTGCTGCCGGAGACATGGGCGTTAGATGAGCAGGGGGCGGAGCAGGCGGCCCGTTTTGTGCGCGAGGGGTTGAGTAATGTGGCCCGCCACGCCCAGGCAACGGCCGTTTGGCTGACTATTGATGGGGATAACGGCCGTTATCACCTCGCCCTGCGCGACAATGGCCGGGGCTTCGACCCGCAGCAGTCTACCCCGGCCGGGCATTATGGCCTGATCGGGCTGCGCGAACGGGCGCGGCTAACCGGCGGCCAATTCAGCATCGAAAGCCAGCCCGGCGCGGGAACCACCCTGCGCCTAAGAGTAAGCCAGAGCGAGAGCTAG
- a CDS encoding ABC transporter ATP-binding protein has translation MNDIMIEVEGLRKQYGDFVAVADVGFTVRRGEIFGLLGPNGAGKTSALECLEGIRQPDAGKLRVAGIDPTREARKLRQVIGVQLQAAGLPESITPDEVMALFCRYQAVAPRYDLLERFGLTVKRRTQFHQLSTGQQRRLALALAIAHEPAVLFLDEPTAGLDVNSRAELHGVMGELRQQGTTIILATHDMAEAEALADRVAILLNGRLAASGAPLELTAAGNGLTKVSVHTRDGLLLANHTPIPAVTQQTVKEQYAIYFSHNIGQTVSALIAHIADQGDELIDLRVERPSLEDRFLELTNERP, from the coding sequence ATGAACGACATCATGATTGAAGTAGAAGGATTGCGTAAACAATATGGCGATTTTGTCGCCGTGGCCGACGTGGGTTTCACGGTTCGGCGCGGCGAGATTTTTGGACTGCTTGGCCCCAACGGCGCGGGCAAAACCAGCGCGCTGGAATGCCTGGAAGGGATTCGCCAGCCAGACGCGGGCAAACTGCGGGTGGCGGGCATTGACCCCACCCGCGAAGCGCGTAAGCTGCGTCAGGTGATTGGGGTGCAGCTTCAGGCGGCCGGGCTGCCGGAAAGCATCACCCCGGATGAGGTGATGGCTCTCTTTTGCCGCTATCAGGCTGTTGCCCCGCGCTACGATTTACTGGAACGCTTTGGCCTGACAGTGAAGCGGCGCACCCAATTCCACCAGCTTTCCACCGGGCAGCAGCGCCGTTTGGCGTTGGCGCTGGCTATTGCCCACGAGCCGGCGGTGCTCTTCCTCGATGAGCCAACGGCCGGGCTGGACGTGAACTCGCGGGCGGAGCTGCATGGGGTGATGGGCGAACTGCGGCAGCAAGGGACAACCATCATCCTGGCGACCCACGACATGGCCGAGGCGGAGGCGTTGGCCGACCGGGTGGCGATTTTGCTGAACGGCCGTTTAGCCGCCAGCGGCGCCCCTCTGGAATTAACCGCCGCCGGGAACGGCCTGACGAAAGTCTCTGTCCATACCCGCGATGGGCTGCTGTTGGCAAACCACACCCCCATCCCGGCCGTGACGCAGCAAACGGTCAAAGAGCAGTACGCCATCTACTTCAGCCACAACATCGGCCAGACCGTCTCCGCCCTCATCGCCCACATCGCCGACCAGGGGGATGAACTGATAGATTTGCGCGTCGAACGGCCGTCGCTCGAAGACCGCTTCCTGGAACTAACCAACGAACGGCCGTAA
- a CDS encoding ABC transporter permease: MHAFTAHFAFEFRSGIRNKNLLLLNYLFPLGFYLMMGLIMTGINPLFQDTILPAMTLFAVLAATLLGLPDPLVNARESGIFRSYKINGVPAASILAIPALTTALHLTVVMAIISLTAPLLFDAPTPQNWGAFLLVFAVATFACASWGVLIGVVSPSTRMTVLYAQAVFLPSMLIGGLMLPYGMLPETAAAFAQLLPATHAMNAFNGLAMGTGADFSPWGSLVVLLLSGLLALGLAGYLFSWDSRNTERRGHPLLTLLVLTPFVVGLLVF, translated from the coding sequence ATGCACGCCTTTACCGCTCACTTCGCTTTTGAATTTCGCAGCGGCATCCGCAACAAAAACCTGCTGCTGCTCAACTACCTCTTTCCGCTCGGCTTCTACCTGATGATGGGGCTGATCATGACCGGCATCAACCCCCTCTTCCAGGACACCATCCTGCCGGCCATGACCCTCTTCGCCGTCCTGGCCGCCACCCTGCTCGGCCTGCCCGACCCGCTGGTCAACGCCCGCGAGAGCGGCATCTTCCGCAGCTACAAAATCAACGGCGTCCCGGCCGCCTCCATCCTGGCGATTCCGGCGCTGACCACCGCCCTGCACCTGACTGTGGTAATGGCGATTATCAGCCTGACGGCGCCGCTGCTGTTCGACGCCCCCACGCCGCAAAATTGGGGCGCGTTTCTGCTGGTCTTCGCCGTGGCGACCTTTGCCTGCGCCAGTTGGGGCGTCCTCATCGGCGTGGTCTCGCCCAGCACGCGGATGACGGTGCTGTATGCCCAGGCCGTCTTTCTGCCCTCCATGCTGATTGGCGGCCTGATGCTGCCCTATGGTATGCTGCCGGAAACGGCCGCTGCCTTCGCCCAACTCTTGCCCGCCACCCACGCCATGAACGCCTTCAACGGGCTGGCGATGGGCACAGGGGCCGACTTTAGCCCCTGGGGGTCGCTGGTTGTGCTGCTGCTGAGCGGGCTGTTGGCATTGGGGTTGGCGGGCTATCTGTTTAGCTGGGACAGCCGTAATACAGAGCGGCGGGGGCATCCGCTGCTGACGCTGCTGGTTTTAACGCCTTTTGTGGTGGGGTTACTGGTGTTCTAA
- a CDS encoding ABC transporter substrate-binding protein, whose translation MKKNSIGLWLILMLATVFGLSGCGGQTAVSPTAEPTAIPAAVEPTAVSPSLTFTDGLGNTIELAGPAQRIISLAPSNTEVLFYVGAGAQVVGRDSVSDYPEAALAVADIGGGFGELAMETIIALEPDLVLAADITPPEQIKALTDVGLTVYALPNPLTLDDMFNNLRTVAQLTGHQAETERLVADLAARVTAVTDKIATASATPLVFYELDSTDANAPWTAGAGTFVDTLITMGGGQNVGAMMDSAWAQISIEELLVQDPDVILLGDYTWGGVTPEDVAAREAWQGLTAVQNNTIYTFDDNTVSRPGPRLVDGLEAMAKALHPELFE comes from the coding sequence ATGAAAAAAAATAGCATCGGCCTCTGGCTGATATTGATGTTAGCGACGGTTTTTGGATTGAGCGGCTGCGGCGGGCAAACGGCCGTTTCCCCCACCGCCGAACCCACTGCTATACCCGCCGCCGTTGAACCAACGGCCGTATCCCCATCCCTCACCTTCACCGATGGCCTGGGCAATACCATCGAACTAGCCGGCCCGGCGCAGCGCATCATCTCCCTGGCCCCGTCCAATACCGAGGTTTTGTTCTATGTCGGCGCGGGGGCGCAGGTCGTGGGGCGTGATTCAGTGTCCGATTACCCGGAGGCAGCCCTGGCTGTGGCCGACATCGGCGGTGGTTTTGGCGAATTGGCGATGGAGACCATCATTGCCCTGGAACCCGACCTGGTGCTGGCAGCCGACATCACCCCACCGGAACAAATCAAAGCGCTTACCGATGTGGGGCTGACCGTGTATGCCCTGCCCAACCCCTTGACGTTAGACGACATGTTTAACAATCTGCGCACCGTCGCCCAACTGACCGGCCACCAGGCAGAGACAGAACGGTTGGTAGCCGATCTGGCGGCGCGAGTAACGGCCGTTACCGACAAAATTGCCACCGCCAGCGCCACCCCCCTGGTCTTTTATGAACTAGACAGCACCGACGCCAACGCCCCCTGGACGGCCGGGGCAGGCACGTTTGTGGATACGCTCATCACCATGGGCGGCGGCCAAAACGTGGGCGCGATGATGGACAGCGCCTGGGCGCAGATCAGCATCGAAGAGCTGCTGGTTCAGGACCCCGACGTGATTTTGTTGGGTGACTACACCTGGGGCGGTGTGACGCCGGAAGATGTGGCCGCCAGAGAGGCGTGGCAAGGGTTAACGGCCGTGCAAAACAATACCATCTACACCTTCGACGACAACACCGTCAGCCGCCCCGGCCCGCGCCTGGTAGATGGCCTGGAAGCGATGGCCAAAGCGCTGCACCCCGAGTTGTTTGAATAG
- a CDS encoding iron ABC transporter permease, whose translation MAHSRFRPYLINSLLLVLALLASVAIGAVYIAPATVLRIFLGHLPGVNMAGDWPATAVTIIMQVRLPHTVLVALTGAALAGSGAAYQGLFRNPLADPYLIGVASGAGLGAVLAMSRSWPTNWLALYAVPVAAFLGAVVTIIIVYTLARTGPTLQTTTLILAGVAFSSFATALTSFLMLRSNAELRRALGWLLGGSILSGWTPVLAMLPYVTVGLLLLLTMGHTLNVLQFGDDQAQQMGLNVERSKRLLIIAASLTTAAAVAFSGIIGFVGLIVPHLVRLLWGPDYRHLTPLSIIGGGTLLLLADILARVVLAPQVLPVGVVTALAGAPFFLWILYRAKAKVMW comes from the coding sequence ATGGCCCATTCCCGATTTCGCCCCTACCTCATCAACAGCCTGCTGCTGGTCCTGGCGCTGCTGGCCAGCGTGGCCATTGGCGCGGTGTACATCGCGCCGGCAACCGTGCTGCGCATTTTCCTGGGGCATCTTCCTGGGGTGAACATGGCGGGGGATTGGCCGGCAACGGCCGTCACCATCATCATGCAAGTGCGCCTGCCCCACACTGTGTTGGTCGCCCTGACCGGGGCGGCGCTGGCCGGCAGCGGCGCGGCCTACCAGGGCCTTTTTCGCAACCCACTGGCCGACCCGTACCTGATCGGCGTGGCCTCCGGCGCCGGTCTGGGCGCGGTATTGGCAATGTCGCGCAGTTGGCCGACAAACTGGCTGGCGTTGTACGCCGTACCGGTGGCCGCTTTTCTGGGGGCCGTCGTTACCATTATCATCGTCTACACGCTGGCCAGGACTGGGCCAACCCTGCAAACCACCACCCTGATTCTGGCTGGCGTGGCCTTTAGCTCCTTCGCCACCGCCCTGACCTCATTCCTGATGCTGCGCTCCAACGCTGAACTGCGCCGGGCGCTGGGCTGGCTGTTGGGCGGTTCCATTCTCAGCGGCTGGACGCCGGTGTTGGCGATGCTGCCCTATGTCACCGTGGGCCTGCTGCTGCTGCTGACGATGGGCCACACCCTGAACGTGCTGCAATTTGGCGATGACCAGGCGCAGCAAATGGGTCTCAACGTCGAGCGCAGCAAACGCCTGCTCATCATCGCCGCTTCGCTGACGACGGCCGCGGCGGTGGCTTTTTCCGGCATCATCGGCTTTGTTGGCCTGATTGTGCCCCATTTGGTGCGGCTGCTCTGGGGGCCGGACTATCGGCATCTGACGCCGCTGTCCATCATTGGCGGCGGCACACTGCTGCTGCTGGCCGACATTCTGGCGCGGGTGGTGCTGGCTCCCCAGGTTTTGCCGGTGGGCGTGGTGACAGCCCTGGCCGGCGCGCCCTTCTTCTTATGGATTTTGTACCGGGCGAAGGCGAAGGTAATGTGGTAG